The Jaculus jaculus isolate mJacJac1 chromosome 1, mJacJac1.mat.Y.cur, whole genome shotgun sequence nucleotide sequence TCTGGAAACTTGGGCTTTCAGTGGGATTTCAGGCTTAGTTGAGAACAAAGAGTATTCTGAAGCTGTCACCATGGTAACAGCACTCAAATTCCCAACATGAATAGACATAATTTCTGCTATCTGCCACAAACATCAGAAGCACAAATCTGTGATGGAGACACTGGTTTGGTTCATAGCCAGCAGCATACACAAGGGATCCCAAGGCTCCCATGTAACACAAGTAAGCAGTGCTATGGAGGGCAGAGTGGCAGGAGATGGCTAATCTCCCTGTCCCATCTGAGCAGTTCCTGAGGAATCCAGTATCTCAAGCTACAACAGCAAGATCCTTCAGTGGCAAAGACAATTGCATTCTTCCTACACATGACTAACTTGACCTGGAGGCAAGGAATATGAGGACTGTGACAAGTGGGACAAGACAAAAAAGTTTTGTTGTGGTGgtagtttgtttgctttttgtttgtttttcctttttcttctggcTGAAacatggtttcactgtagccagaGATGTCCTGGAACTCTCAGTAGCACAGGATGGTCTTGAAATCAGCAGCCATTTTCCTACCCCAGCACACACAGTACAAGATTAGTTGAcctgtactaccacacccagctaactttATCACAGAAATGGGTCTTTTCTCAAAGGCATACATTTAGAATCAAACTGGCTGACTTGGGATGTCACAATTCCAAACACTAATCCAAAGGGTAGACAAAAGGACATTcacccatatatacatatgtctaATCCACCagtggctttattttcttttttatttcttatttttgttcatttatttttatttgttattgttagtattttttcatgatttttcttGGAGATATTTTGCTTAGATTTTGGTTTTATTGTGTTGAACACTgttattctctttctgtcctttctttatgtttcttggattattcttgttttttttttttaatcatgtttgttgctcctcttttcccttttctttgccTCTGTCTTCTCACTCTCTTACTTTCTTCTTAGCCCTACTAATTTGGCTTTTATGGTTTTCTTACCTTATATTAATATTGATGCAGCTATTGTTTTTGAATATATACATTAAAGCCTTAGTAGCCAAGCCACTCTAAGAGTATATTGGTATTTTAAGCCATATCATCATATATTAATGGTTAAGCTATCTAAAATACAGGGACGAATAAAACAACAGTTGACCAATCAGTTGAGCAAAATCAAACTTACTATCAAATCTGAAGGACTCAACACTAGGAATTCTTCCTATAAAACTCTCAAGCATATCTCCAAGACAGACCACCAGAACTggacaagacaaaataaacaagcaaatagaGTAAAGCGGAAAAATCAAAGATTAGAAGTAGGGATGaaacaaaagagggaaaaaatcCTTTTCCACAAATGCccaaagaaactcaaagaatattGGACAATAGTCCACCACCATTTATCCCCAAATTCTTAACAATCCCATGATGGGAACAGGAAATTAAATAGCAGAAATACTAGGAAAGAATTAAAAgtcctactttaaaaataatgatcatGTAGGCAGTATAAACAGGCAATTGAATgaccaaaaatgagaaaaatcatcAACTTTACAAGACAATCTCCAAAGTCAGTGAAACAGTGAGtgaataggagggaaaaaaaatcattaaaatggaGGGAAATTTtagcaagaaaaatgaaattctgtaAAGGAATCGACAGAAATCATGGAAGTAAAGTAATGGTCAATCAGAGAAAACTACATCTGAGCATCATACTAACAGACATGATCACACAGAAGAACAAATCTTAGTGACAGAGAACTAAAATAACACATAAGTCCAGATATAGTAGTAGTGGAAGCTCTCCATACCTACTCTCATAGAAGTCattcaaactaaaaatcagcaaTCAAACTTCAGTGCTAAATCATACCATAAACACCTAAACCTAATAGATTTGTGCAGAGTATTCCATCTAACATATAAGGAATACTCATTCATCTCAGTAGTTTACAGAATTTCCAGAATTGATCACACAAcaggccaaaggaaaaaaaaaaactaatcaaatACAAAAAATGAGGTAATCCTTTATATCCTATCAGATCACAGTAGAAAAAAATTAGTAATtagcaaaaagagagaatgcatAAATTACATACATTCTTGGATGCTGAACAACACATTTTTGAGTGAACAATGagttattaaagaaaacaaagaggtaACAATAAACTtcttagaaacaaagaaaaatgaaaacacaacctaccaactCCTCCAGGATACAGCCAATGTAGTCAtaaagaggaaagtttatagcatAATTTCACATATCAAGAAATGACAGCAATCTCAAATTTGAACAATACAAAAACAGTTAATCCCTAGGCTctgggaaaacagcagcaagctaACCTCAATCCCATAGatggcaagaaataataaaaagttagACAAATTGATGGAATAGAAACTGAAAGAACAATACACAAACACTTTGTTCTTCAAGAAATGAAATAAGACTTATAAACCCTTAGTCAAGATtataaaaataagacataaaatCATAATTAGTGAGAAAATGCAGTTATTTCAATAGACCCAGTTGAAATCCAAACACTATTagagaattcttttaaaatttatactcTAAACTGCTGGagaatatagaaaaaatatacaAGTTTCTAAGCACATAAAGCCACTGAGAATTAAAACTGAATGACACCAATAACCTAAACAGATTCATGACAAGCAATGATatcaaacatacaataaaaagtCTTTGTTCAAAGGAAAGGCCAGGGCTAGATGAagtcacaatggaattctattaaaCTTTTAACAAAGACCTAATCCCAACTTTTCTCCAGATGATCCACAATgcataaaggaaagaaacacttCCAGATTTACTCTTTGAAGCAAATATTACCTTGATCTCCAAACCAGAAATGACATAACTAAAAGATAACAGTACAGACCAATTCCCCTTAGGAAcactgatgcaaaaattctcaacaagatgcTTACAAACCAAATTCAGGAGGACATCAAGAAGGTTACATATTATGACTACTTAGAATTCATATAAAGATGCAAGATTGGTTCAATGAACATAAATCAATAACCCTATAAATGAACTTAAGGATAGGAGCCACATCATCATTTTAATTGACATAGAAATTTAACATAGTCTAACATGTCTTCATGCTCATAGTCCTGGGAAAAATTAGAAAGCTTGGAACATATCCCAAAATAATAAAGGTCATATATGGCAAAATGCATCCAACAttatattaaatggagaaaagctAAGACAATTTTCTCTAAACTCAGGAATGAGACAAGGATGCCCACTCTCAACAACTCTATTCAATATTATGCTTGAAGTACTAGCTAGAGTTACAAGACAACAAgatgacaaaataaaaacaggaaagggAGAAGTCAAACCACTCCTGTTTGAAATGACATGATTATATTTAAAAGATCCaatagaatctacaaaaaatcTGCTAGATTTAGTAAATAACTTCAGCAATATTGCAGGTTACAAAATCAAGAATAATAACCTCTATACACCAATAATGAACTTGCAGAGATATCAAGAAAAACATCTATTCCCAATAATTACAAAAGATTGAATATATGTAATAAACCTAGCCAAAACCTGAAAAAATCTCTAAGATGAAGACTTCAAGacactaaaaaataaatcaaagaaggcACCACATGAtgaaaagacctctcatgctcctggattgacaaattaacattgtgaaaatagctgTCCTACCAAAGATAATCTATAGATGAATTGAAATTCCCACCAAAATTTCAACCATGTTCCTTGCAAAGATAGAAAACTTAAACCAGGAAATTTGTATGGAACCACAAAAGACTATAAGTAGTGAACACAATACTAAGGAAAAAGAACATAGTAGGAGGTATCACAataactgacctgaaattccaaTCGGGCAATAGTAAAAAGGACAGCATGGTACCAGCACCAAAACAGACCTACAGACCACTGGGGCAGAACAGAACATTCAGAAATTAAGTCACAATGCTTTGGCCATGTAATCATTGTCAAGTGAGCAGAAGGTATTCAGTGGGAAAAAGAAATTGCTCAATAAGTGGTGCTTtataaaactggatatctacctGCATAATCAAACTAGATCCATACCTGTCTCCCTGTACAAatatcaagtcaaaatggatcaaggacttcaactaaaaccagaaacacacaaAGTATTGTAGATAAATTAGAGAATACACTCCAGGAGATAGACAGAGTCAAGAACTTTCTAAAGAAGTAAGTGAGCCCCAAAATTCAACAAAATGGATATTAGTAAATTATAGTTTCttcacagcaaaagaaaccatgACCAAAGTGAACAGACAGCTTccagaataggagaaaaacatTGCCACCTTTACTTCAGACAAAGATATTGTAAAGAGAACAAtttctctgcatttcttttttttaaattttttgatttatttttatttatctatttgagagcgacagacaaagaggcagagagaaagagagaatgggcacaccagggcttccagctactgcagacaaattccagatgtgtgtgcccccttgtgcatctggctaacatgggtcctggggaattgagcctagaactggggtccttaggtttcacaggcaagtgcttaacggctaagccatctctccaaccctctctgcatttctttataccaagcttagagaaaaatagaggtcacttccttgtaggagctcataaaaggatggaatgaaacacttgctTAAGCAGATGGTGATACTAAATAAACAGGAGATcctgggatgaatagcatttcctagaacctgcattgttgagcaaactccttaaaataagtgggactcctggtcacaggtcTACCTCGCACCCCCCAGGTGGCACTTCctataactgaccaacagatctatttacaagttccttttttttttaaaacttttatggctgtaactgtcgcATGTAAAGTATGacttatggtttaactcccatcctgttttgtttttctaacatcatgtagttatttccaataaaagctgacactcagaACAGTTCAGGGTTGCCCCTCTGAGATTACCTCTGGTGTGCAGACCTGATATATgaggctttcttcttttttttttctttctttcttttttaacctaATAAAATTTTGCCTCACATGCTGTGaatcaatggtcttacttgtgtgacatgGGACCTCATAGCAAGATAACATCCAGAATTTACAGAAAACTCCAAAAGTTAAACACCATATAAGTTAAGTTACCAATCCTCAAATgagtaatgaaataaagagacagCTTACAAAAGAAGGCATGCAAATGGCCAAAATaagtacttaagaaaatgttcatcctccCTATGCATCAGGGCAATGCAAACCAAAACAACCCTGAGATACCATCTtaaccccagtcagaatggctctcatcaggaaaagagacaacagggctggagagatgggttagcagttaaggcaattgcctgcaaagctaaaggatcctggttccaccatccaggaccaatgttagccagatgcacaggggagcacatgcatatggaatttgtttgcagtggctggtggccctggtgtacccatattctctctcctctctgtctctctctccatctccctctctctctttctttctctcaaataaataagtaaataaaataatttttaaaatggacaACAAATGCTGACCAGGATGATGGGAAAGAAGAGTGCTCATTCACAGTTGGTGAGGGGTACAAactagtacagccattatggaaatcagtatggaggttcgtCAAAAGGCTAGAACTAGACGTCCCATGTGACTCAGGCATATTGCTCTTGGGCATATATCCAAGGGCTCCACTCTCTGTGCTGCAGAGGTACTTGAACATCCTTGTTTATTGCAGATCTATTTGCAATAGctaagaatttgaaaatgctgtAGATTATGAGCAATAGATGAATGGATCAGGAAAATGTTGGTacttatatgaaataaaattctatTCAGCAATACAAAAAAAGTAAAGTCATGAAATtagaatgaaagagaatggatCTGTaaagattatattaagtgaagtgactcaaacttaaaaagacaaaaggctgggactgaagaaatggcttagcagtgatggcatttgcctgggaagcctaaggaccttggttcagttccccaggacccacataagccagatgcacaagggggcacatttgtctggagttcctatgcagtggatagaggccctggtgtgcccactatcttttctctctatctgtctctttctctctcataaataaataattttttttaacaaaaaggaaagacaaaaggtACCTGTCCTCTCTGATATGAAGATCTTAATTGTGATATCTCCTAAGTATGAACACATAGGGGACAAATATGGATAAAAGCTATGATCACAGAACTGTAACCAGTAGTAAATATGAAGAGATGACGTGGAAGAGGTTGGAAGAATGAGCAAAAAGTATCTTGTGACaggtaaaaggaagaaagaaaaatatgatggGGAGGGAATGGAGTTAAAGTGGGgtaggaagaggggccagaatccacaaaacaaattgtatttaaaatggccataaataaataatgctagaaagggaaaaaatgtgTAGCGCCAACAAAGAGGAAATCCTCCatcagcctctgacctccactgaaAGCATATCCACATGCCTGCTCATCTACTTGTGGGGCCCCccacacaaatatgcatacacacaaaacatCCCCACAACCTGCCTGCTCATTTACCTGTgggcccacacacacacaaatatgcatacacacaaaacatCCCCACAACCTGCCTGCTCATCTACCTGTgggcccacacacacacaaatatgcatgcacacaaaacatCCCCACAACCTGCATGCTCATCTAcctgtgggcacacacacatataaatatgaataCACACAAAACATCCCTACCACAACCTGCCTGCTCATCTAgctgtgggcacacacacacacaaatatgcatgcacacaaaacatCCCCACAACCATAGGCAGGGGCTCcacattctattttaaaataatttagaataaAACTGGTATCATGTAGGTATGAGATAACCTTCAAAGAACTTGAGTGACCTTTTCTAGGGAGCTATGAACAGACATCCCAGATAGGGCACTGGAGTcataacaaacaaataatttctcCCAAATCTAGTTTAGTGAACCAGTAAATTTATTGTGACCATTCACCTTAAGCATTGGTGAAGGATTAATTTAGGGATGTGAGTGACTCACAGGTACATCCCTGAATATCCTACCTAAGCATGCATGATGAATCACATATGCTATCTCTCTGGAGCTCCCTAAGAAAATTACAAGAATCTCAGTGGTACAACATCCTCACCTTGTACAGGTGCTTTGTTGAATCTTGGAACTTTTTGAGCATCCTGAGATTTGTAAGTTTCATTAACAACCAGAGTCTTCTAATCTATGAGCTTTCTGAGCCTTGTAAGTCTTATTTACTCTCAAGTCTTATCAACCACCCCCGTCCTATCTTCCAGTAGGCAATGTTTAAGATGGAGAAAGTAGCTGACACTAGAACTTTGCATCTAAAGTGTGGGGCAACAGAGGATTCTTTATGATTTAGAATTAAAATCTTGTTTTAATTTCGAAACATCTTATTTGTGGAGAAAAAGAGATTCAAAATTTTAATCTAATCATATGCCatacaaaatgaagaaaagaggtCTTCTGCACAAAATAACAGTTCAGAAAACTTAAAGACAAGAAATAATTACAATATTCACAGGTAATAGAGAACCAATGAAAGCTTCACACAGTTCATATGCAAATTACTATTAATCACTCAAGACAACCGAAGACTTTGCTTTTCCAACAACCTTCTTGAATGCACTCTTGACATCATTGTTCCTTAGGCTGTACACCATGGGGTTCAGCATGGGGATGACCATGGTGTAGAACACAGAAGCCACCTTGTCAGTGTCCATGGAGTGACTGGAGCTGGGTTGGAGGTACATGAAGATGATTGTCccatagaaaatgaaaacagcagTGAAGTGAGAAGCACAGGTAGAGAAGGCCTTCTTCCGGCCCTCAGCTGAACGTATCTTCAGGATAGCAATGAAAATAAGCAGATAAGAATACAAGATAACCAATAGTGTGGAGGCAATATTTAACGTGCCCAATGTTAATAGCACAATCTCATTTGTGTAAATATCAGAACAGGAAAGGGCCAGTAGTGGGGGAATGTCACAGAAAAAGTGATGAATCACATTAGAATGACAGAAGGAGAGATGGAAAGTTAAGCCAACATGGATGGGAGATTGCAAGAACGCATACATGTAGGAGCCAGTGGTCATTAGCACACACGTGGTGCTTGTCATGGTGGTGGTGTAATGCAGGGGCTTACACACTGCTGCATGGCGGTCAACGGCCATGGAGGCCAGGAGGAAACATTCAATGATGGCAAAGGTAACAAAGAAGAACATCTGGGCAGCACATGCATTGTAGGAAATGACCTTATCACCTGTGAGAAACCCCACCATCACCTTAGGAGTGACAGCAGAGGCATAAACACAGTCCACAAAGGAAAGGTGactgaggaagaagtacatgggagtGTGGAGATGAGAGTCCAGCAGAATCAACATGATCATCCCAAGGTTCCCAACCAGAGTGATGATGTAAATGAGAGCAAAGATTATAAATAAAGGGACTTGTAGCTCAGGGTTGTCTGTTAAGCCCACAAGTATAAATTCAGTCACCTCTGAAGTATTCTTCATTAAAGTCATTTGGGTATTAAGACAGGTACCTAGaatgaaatgagaaaatgaataaTTATAGCAGGTGACCACCACCATGAGATTTCAAATACAACCAAGATTTGTTAGTCACACATCTATGTCCTGTTCATTGTGGAAAAAGATAAACTGAATGATGGGTGAAGGCAGGTTGAATGAGATCATTCAACTGGGAGAGGTACAAATGTGCTCTGAAACATTTTCTTGTCACaagtgactgtggtggtttgattcacgtgtcccccataaacttaagtattctgaatgctagtttccccagctgatagcaattgaaaattaaagcccccggaggtggtgtattttgggggaaggcttatgggtttatagctggtttccccttgtcagtgtttggcacactctcctgttcctgttatccactttatgtgggccagaggatgatgtccaccatctgctcatgctgtcatttttcccctgccatcgtggagcttccctttgagcctgtgagccaaaataaacctctttttaatacacgctgctcttggttgggtgatttctaccagtaatgtgaaccttaCTACAACAGTGACCATAATAAAATTTTAACCTCAGCTCAGTTTGCCTAGTGTGTGGTATCTTGAGTACAGTTACATGCAGTGTTCCACATCTGACAATATCCTCTAAGCACTCTTGTCCAAAATTGCACTGACAATTACTAAGCAGAATAGGAATATGTGGTCACACTGCTAGACAATACTGACAAAATCCTGTCAAAGGCATTTCTCATCTCTGATAGACCTCTTATCACTTCTCATACTCATGCAGATATGATGCTTTTTGTACACTACTCTAATGGTGCACACCCCTTCTTAATGTATAAATGTACTTAATTGGATAGTTCCATTTAAACCATGAACAACATTGAAAATAGCATGATTTGTGTGGTACATTCTTTGTGATATCTGGATAAACCTTAGCATGTTAGAAACTAAAGGAACACATTTtggaaaaggtaggaggaaagTTTTAGCTGCCTTCTCTTCATATCATGGTCATTAATTTTCACATacattgatgttttctttttcctactaTCACATAAGTCTTTGCTTTATGTGAGTTTGGGAAAAAATCAGGAAAATGAAGAAGAGCggcttatttttttaacatcttaatttttaacttagatatctaatatatgaacatacaataATTGGATTGTGTTCCAAtccctttgtctttttatttcccATAAGATCtgcatttttttctcccattgaaaatTTGCACTCATGTTGTGGCATGGTTGTACTTACCTCCTTGACAGCTCAGATAATATCTATCTGTGTTGCTGTGGTTATGGCATGTAGGCCTTCTCAAACTGAGAGATGCTTCTGAATGTACAATTTGGGATCATATTCATTTCTCTGAAGTAAGAACTCTAAGTCAAGGCAGTAGTTGCTGAAGACCGCATCTTAATGGTAGCCAAATCAAAATCATTGTCCCTCTCCCTCATTGGCTTTATCTGCACTTTAATGTCAAGGAATATGTAACTATTTTTCAAGTTATAAAAGAGTAACACTTTAAAATCAAGCAATAATTATTTCCAATTGTCTATCTCATACCTTTTTGAATACCACAGTGTCCAATCATTACCTTAATATGGATGAAAGTAATGCAACAATTAATATGATACAACCTGTGAAATGCAGGAGGGAGGAAGTATAATCTTGGCACTTCTACCTGATAGAACTTTATAAACACAAGGAAATTAGAAGTATTCCTCCTTGAGCATAGCCAACAGACCATCATCCAAAGTCCTGAGTGTGAAGCTCTGGGTGCTGTGGAGCAGTAATCAGTGGAGACAGAAATAGACCCGGCACGTGAAGACAATTAGTAACATGAGTTCATGGCTGACATATTTAACTTGTTCAGGgattttttcacattatttttgttttcaactgtaaaataaaaatggttgtATATCCTACCATGATTTAGAACTCTAATTGGTTATAATTGTATGCTATTTAGTACTTACTGTTGTCCCAGAAACAGACAAATGGAGGTACAAAGGAGAGATATTAAATGATTTGTGTCCAGAGCATTGGTACAAAGTCCACACCCAGGAGAGCATCACTCTAGAGAATCTCCTTCCTGACCTGTGGAGCTCTTTATGGAATAAATCCTGGACCTATGCTCTTGCAAATATCAATGCAGAGATCACAAGCTTTGCTCACATCTCAAGGCAGCGGTGTTATACAAGTGGAGGTCTCTGGAGACTTCTGACCCCACACTTTCCTTTCAACCTGGCCTTGATGGAAACTGGAAAGGATAGTGTTTACATTTGATGAGGACTTGGGGGAATTGAAGCTTAGAGGAAAGAACCTTTGATTGTCAGATCCACTGGGCCACAGCCAAGTTAAGCAGAATTTTTTAAACAAGCTTATTAAAATCCCTTCATAGAGTTtcaagagatgattcagtggttaaggcacttgcctgaaaagcctaatataTCAGGTTCAtcttcccagtactcatataaagccagatgcacaaagtggcacatacatctgaagtacatttcagcagctagagacctgggcatgcctattctctctttgtgtctgtgtctgtctctctatctttgcttgcaaataaataaaactaagtaaaaatattaaggtGACAGGAAATaccctttccttaaaaaaaaaaaaagaagaaaatccttATGGAAGCAATT carries:
- the LOC101597339 gene encoding olfactory receptor 5B12-like yields the protein MTLMKNTSEVTEFILVGLTDNPELQVPLFIIFALIYIITLVGNLGMIMLILLDSHLHTPMYFFLSHLSFVDCVYASAVTPKVMVGFLTGDKVISYNACAAQMFFFVTFAIIECFLLASMAVDRHAAVCKPLHYTTTMTSTTCVLMTTGSYMYAFLQSPIHVGLTFHLSFCHSNVIHHFFCDIPPLLALSCSDIYTNEIVLLTLGTLNIASTLLVILYSYLLIFIAILKIRSAEGRKKAFSTCASHFTAVFIFYGTIIFMYLQPSSSHSMDTDKVASVFYTMVIPMLNPMVYSLRNNDVKSAFKKVVGKAKSSVVLSD